One window of the Arthrobacter sp. zg-Y919 genome contains the following:
- a CDS encoding MarR family transcriptional regulator, with product MSTDPALDDLAVEFRESLRLALYIARNMDADTDLSATQVSIMKMAAGEGMRVSGIARNLGVKVPSATEQIIRLEGAGLLLRSPDPHDSRGVRVTLTPQGTRALQEANESRTALMAALLEQLSSEERASLSAALPVIRRLTKLPGA from the coding sequence ATGAGTACCGATCCCGCACTGGACGACCTCGCCGTGGAATTCCGCGAGTCCCTCCGGCTGGCCCTGTACATTGCCCGCAACATGGATGCGGATACCGATCTCAGTGCCACGCAGGTGAGCATCATGAAGATGGCCGCCGGTGAAGGCATGCGCGTCAGTGGGATTGCGCGGAACCTGGGCGTGAAGGTGCCCAGCGCCACCGAGCAGATCATCCGTCTTGAAGGCGCAGGGCTGCTGCTGCGCAGTCCAGATCCGCACGATTCCCGGGGTGTACGGGTCACGCTCACCCCGCAGGGGACACGGGCGCTGCAGGAAGCCAATGAGAGCAGGACCGCGCTGATGGCCGCCCTGCTGGAGCAGCTGAGCAGCGAGGAACGCGCGTCCCTTTCGGCGGCGCTGCCGGTGATCCGCCGCCTGACGAAACTGCCCGGGGCCTGA